The proteins below are encoded in one region of Fimbriimonadaceae bacterium:
- the nuoD gene encoding NADH dehydrogenase (quinone) subunit D, with amino-acid sequence MGASPFMPTTETIFEKIGENTTVVNMGPQHPSTHGVLRVICELEGETIVQAKCVIGYLHTGMEKEAESQTYLKCTVMTDRIDYLNANGNNLAHALAIEKLLGIEVPRRGQYLRVILAELSRIASHCVWLGTHALDLGAMTPFFYIMQQREYILDMFEMFSGVRMMPSWIVPGGLRGDMPEGFEVKLRKFLLEFPNELGVVESLLVENPIWIERTQQVGVLTGKEALELGCSGPIARASGVEWDLRKSNPYSGYQEFDFAIAVGETGDVYDRFLVRIAEMKESAKIIRQAIDGLPEGPWSSSDRKVVPPARAELDSSMEAVIHHFKLWTEGFYPPVGEAYAGIEGSKGELGFYIVSDGTNRPYRWHERPSSFMNLKSLEVLAKGRLIADVIAIIGSIDIVLGEIDR; translated from the coding sequence ATGGGCGCCTCTCCCTTCATGCCGACGACTGAGACGATCTTCGAGAAGATCGGCGAGAACACGACTGTCGTCAACATGGGGCCGCAGCACCCCAGCACCCACGGCGTCCTGCGTGTCATCTGCGAGCTCGAAGGGGAGACGATCGTCCAAGCCAAGTGCGTGATCGGCTACCTGCACACGGGGATGGAGAAGGAGGCGGAGAGCCAGACCTACCTCAAGTGCACGGTCATGACCGACCGTATCGACTACCTGAACGCGAACGGCAACAACCTAGCCCACGCGCTCGCGATCGAGAAACTGCTGGGAATCGAAGTTCCCCGGCGCGGCCAATACCTGCGCGTCATTCTCGCGGAGTTGAGCCGCATCGCCAGCCACTGCGTTTGGCTCGGCACCCACGCGCTGGACCTCGGCGCGATGACTCCCTTCTTCTACATCATGCAGCAACGCGAGTACATCCTCGATATGTTCGAGATGTTCAGCGGCGTGCGCATGATGCCTTCTTGGATCGTTCCCGGTGGCCTGCGCGGCGACATGCCCGAAGGCTTCGAGGTGAAGCTGCGCAAGTTCCTCCTCGAGTTCCCGAACGAGCTCGGCGTCGTCGAAAGCCTGCTCGTGGAGAATCCGATCTGGATCGAGCGGACCCAACAGGTCGGAGTCTTGACCGGCAAAGAGGCGCTGGAGCTTGGCTGCAGCGGGCCGATCGCCCGCGCCAGCGGGGTCGAGTGGGACTTGCGCAAGAGCAACCCCTACAGCGGTTACCAGGAGTTCGACTTTGCGATCGCCGTCGGCGAGACGGGCGACGTCTACGACCGCTTCCTCGTCCGCATCGCGGAGATGAAGGAGTCGGCCAAGATCATCCGCCAAGCCATCGACGGGCTTCCGGAAGGGCCCTGGAGCTCCAGCGACCGGAAGGTCGTGCCGCCTGCCCGGGCCGAACTGGACAGTTCCATGGAGGCCGTCATCCACCACTTCAAGCTGTGGACCGAGGGCTTTTACCCACCGGTCGGCGAAGCCTACGCGGGGATCGAAGGCTCTAAGGGCGAGCTTGGCTTCTACATCGTCAGCGACGGCACCAACCGGCCCTATCGGTGGCACGAGCGCCCTTCGTCCTTCATGAACCTCAAGTCTCTTGAAGTGCTGGCGAAGGGGCGGTTGATCGCAGACGTCATCGCGATCATCGGTTCGATCGACATCGTACTCGGCGAGATCGACCGATAG
- a CDS encoding prepilin-type N-terminal cleavage/methylation domain-containing protein, which produces MRNHAFTLIELLVVIAIIAILAAILFPVFASAKEAAKKTTDVSNVKQMTLAFQMYLPDNDDFYPNAHPGNRGTSLFVTPADRIDYGPPTNDLMRAQWANSVQIYAKNWNIYRGPTATNPWTPNPGNPGPDFPNPTGFSMQYQMNSYLSTWPATNMDSPADVMVVWPGIGKAHVPGWSFAYPLIRLKGGRWLSGRGVQPFPYVFQRDGADCVDVYGVFGGLWDISDQRMFSNGMNFGHADGHVKWVRNGDPWSPNAQIDPKTGQPRYYWVYTKDCNQGCCYSYAHSPFRKRGE; this is translated from the coding sequence TTGCGAAATCATGCCTTTACCCTAATTGAACTGCTCGTCGTAATCGCGATAATCGCGATCCTCGCCGCCATCCTCTTCCCGGTCTTCGCCTCGGCGAAGGAAGCGGCCAAGAAGACGACCGACGTCAGCAACGTCAAGCAGATGACCCTGGCCTTCCAGATGTACCTGCCGGACAACGACGACTTCTATCCCAACGCGCACCCCGGCAATAGGGGAACGAGCCTCTTCGTGACCCCGGCGGACCGGATTGACTACGGCCCCCCCACGAACGACCTCATGCGGGCGCAGTGGGCGAACTCCGTGCAGATATACGCGAAGAACTGGAACATTTATCGCGGGCCCACGGCGACCAACCCGTGGACTCCCAACCCGGGCAACCCTGGGCCCGACTTCCCGAACCCCACCGGTTTCAGCATGCAGTACCAGATGAACAGCTACTTGAGCACCTGGCCTGCGACAAACATGGACAGCCCTGCGGACGTCATGGTCGTGTGGCCGGGTATCGGCAAGGCGCACGTGCCGGGCTGGTCGTTCGCCTACCCGCTTATTCGGCTAAAAGGCGGGCGTTGGCTCTCCGGTCGGGGCGTGCAACCCTTCCCCTACGTCTTCCAGCGCGATGGCGCGGACTGCGTCGACGTTTACGGAGTCTTCGGCGGACTTTGGGACATCTCTGACCAGCGTATGTTCTCGAACGGGATGAACTTCGGCCACGCCGACGGGCACGTCAAATGGGTGCGCAACGGCGACCCTTGGAGCCCAAACGCGCAGATCGACCCGAAGACGGGGCAGCCGCGCTACTACTGGGTCTACACCAAGGACTGCAACCAGGGATGCTGCTATTCCTACGCCCACAGCCCGTTCCGGAAGAGGGGCGAATGA
- a CDS encoding NADH-quinone oxidoreductase subunit C — protein MPVPMLGDERLETVKLREALGEAFLGVKEDRGETFLLVARERVVEAIRFLKEDPDLDYSYFSECLGVDYSAWSQPRDLPQRFEVVYNLMSLKHMSRIFVKIGVDDGEKVPTLKDVFLGAEYPEKEVADLFGVVFDGNELPKGERFLLPDDWVGFPLRKEVPLGGEDVVFAHGTRGPAVEDIAMPHAGESFEGTTGTERVSGR, from the coding sequence ATGCCCGTACCCATGCTCGGCGACGAGCGGCTGGAGACCGTGAAGCTTCGTGAGGCGCTGGGCGAAGCGTTCCTTGGGGTCAAGGAAGACCGGGGCGAGACCTTCCTGCTCGTCGCCCGGGAAAGAGTCGTGGAGGCGATTCGCTTCCTCAAAGAAGACCCTGACCTCGACTACAGCTACTTCAGCGAATGCCTTGGCGTGGATTACTCGGCGTGGAGCCAGCCGCGCGACTTGCCCCAGCGGTTCGAGGTCGTTTACAACCTGATGTCGCTGAAGCACATGTCCCGGATCTTTGTGAAGATCGGCGTGGACGACGGGGAGAAGGTGCCGACGCTCAAGGACGTTTTCCTCGGCGCGGAGTACCCGGAAAAGGAAGTCGCCGACCTCTTTGGGGTCGTCTTCGATGGCAACGAGTTGCCCAAGGGCGAGCGGTTCCTCTTGCCCGACGACTGGGTCGGGTTCCCATTGCGCAAAGAGGTTCCCCTTGGCGGTGAGGACGTGGTCTTCGCCCACGGCACGCGGGGGCCGGCCGTCGAAGACATCGCCATGCCCCACGCGGGCGAGAGCTTTGAAGGCACGACCGGCACTGAGCGCGTCAGCGGCCGCTGA
- a CDS encoding NADH-quinone oxidoreductase subunit A, with protein MGDYTPLLILMAVAAIICAAMVSLSWLLGPKKNTPYKSSPYECGVTPAGRANERIPIKFYLVAILFVLFDIEVVFLWSWLTVFKNGSLEFKLFTGAIVGIYMLLWIIGDAYVIRIGALDWDEADSLAPEKLQSSSLPRLPEPEPGVRPAITGGQA; from the coding sequence ATGGGCGATTACACGCCTCTGCTGATCCTGATGGCCGTCGCAGCCATCATTTGCGCCGCCATGGTCAGCCTCAGTTGGCTCCTTGGCCCGAAGAAGAACACGCCTTATAAGTCCAGCCCCTATGAGTGCGGCGTCACTCCCGCGGGGCGGGCGAACGAGCGAATCCCGATCAAGTTCTATCTTGTCGCGATCCTGTTCGTGCTGTTCGACATCGAGGTCGTCTTCCTTTGGAGTTGGCTGACCGTCTTCAAGAACGGCTCGCTTGAGTTCAAACTTTTCACCGGCGCGATCGTGGGCATCTATATGCTGCTCTGGATCATCGGCGACGCTTACGTCATCCGGATCGGCGCGCTGGACTGGGACGAGGCGGACAGCCTGGCGCCCGAAAAGCTGCAGTCTTCCAGCCTGCCCCGGCTCCCCGAGCCGGAGCCCGGCGTCCGCCCAGCCATCACCGGGGGCCAAGCTTAG
- the trpD gene encoding anthranilate phosphoribosyltransferase, which produces MALTHVLHRYLSRESLGQAEAAALMRTLVQEALAPEQVAALLALLQAKGATGEELAGMASVLREAALNLSVEEPALVDTCGTGGGRPSFNLSTGSAIVAAAAGAKVAKHGNRSVTSKCGSADVLEALGVSLSADSERLPHILRSTGIVFLFAPNHHPAMARLGPVRRALGVRTVFNQLGPLANPAGAQRQLIGVCDASMLQPMAEALALLGSEHAYVVRGQDDLDEVSPCAPTDFFEVRHGEIASGTFEPSDFGLENLDVSALEPGESAAENAAIIRDALGGGAPRSTALVPNAALALVLAGAAPDPRSGAELAWETLRSGKALKKLEDLVAASG; this is translated from the coding sequence ATGGCGTTGACCCACGTGCTGCACCGATACCTCTCCCGCGAGAGCCTGGGCCAAGCGGAAGCGGCCGCCCTCATGCGGACGTTGGTCCAGGAGGCCCTGGCCCCGGAGCAAGTCGCCGCGCTCCTGGCCCTGTTGCAGGCGAAGGGGGCCACCGGCGAGGAACTCGCCGGGATGGCCTCGGTCCTGCGCGAGGCCGCGCTCAATCTTTCGGTCGAGGAGCCCGCCTTGGTCGATACGTGCGGCACGGGCGGCGGTCGTCCGAGCTTCAACCTTTCCACGGGATCGGCGATCGTGGCGGCCGCGGCCGGGGCGAAGGTGGCCAAGCATGGGAACCGGAGCGTCACTTCCAAGTGCGGGAGCGCCGACGTCCTGGAGGCCCTCGGTGTTTCGCTCTCCGCCGACTCCGAGCGCCTTCCCCACATCCTGCGCTCCACCGGCATCGTCTTCCTCTTCGCGCCGAACCACCATCCCGCCATGGCGCGGCTCGGGCCCGTGCGCCGTGCTCTCGGCGTCCGGACCGTCTTCAATCAACTCGGCCCGCTCGCCAACCCGGCCGGCGCGCAGCGTCAGCTGATCGGCGTCTGCGACGCCTCGATGCTGCAGCCGATGGCTGAGGCGCTTGCCCTCTTGGGCTCGGAGCACGCTTATGTCGTGCGAGGCCAGGACGACCTTGATGAGGTGTCGCCTTGCGCCCCGACGGACTTTTTCGAGGTCCGGCACGGGGAGATCGCCAGTGGAACGTTCGAACCTTCCGACTTTGGTCTGGAAAACCTAGACGTTTCCGCCCTTGAGCCGGGGGAATCCGCCGCTGAGAACGCCGCCATCATTCGCGATGCGTTGGGAGGAGGCGCTCCGCGGTCAACTGCTCTCGTGCCGAACGCGGCCCTGGCGCTGGTGCTCGCGGGGGCCGCGCCCGACCCCCGGTCTGGTGCGGAACTGGCGTGGGAGACGCTGAGGTCAGGAAAGGCCTTGAAGAAGCTCGAGGATTTGGTGGCGGCTTCGGGATGA
- the trpC gene encoding indole-3-glycerol phosphate synthase TrpC yields the protein MNVLDRIWEAKREALPKRMADVPLQALREQAEAAGPTRGFLRSIQDSLHEVALIAEVKKASPVKGPTRAGLDPVAVATRYEEVGVDCLSVLTDQPFFQGSNQDLADCRNATTRPVLRKDFTIDAYDIYEARAIGADAVLLIVNGLEKAQLIDLRVLAESLGMDVLVEAHSLQEAELALETGARLIGVNNRDLTTFETSIDVACQVVPQIAAHATVVSESALRSREDIDKVKEAGARAVLIGTAFCAAPEPGARVLEVMGW from the coding sequence ATGAACGTGCTCGACCGCATCTGGGAGGCGAAGCGCGAGGCTCTGCCGAAGCGCATGGCCGACGTCCCGCTTCAAGCGCTCAGGGAGCAAGCAGAGGCGGCTGGACCGACCCGAGGGTTTCTGCGAAGTATCCAGGATTCTTTGCACGAAGTTGCCCTTATCGCTGAAGTGAAGAAGGCAAGCCCGGTGAAGGGCCCGACCCGTGCCGGGCTCGACCCCGTGGCGGTGGCGACGCGTTACGAAGAGGTCGGCGTCGACTGCCTCAGCGTCCTCACCGACCAACCGTTCTTCCAGGGGTCGAACCAGGACCTGGCCGATTGCCGCAACGCGACCACCCGGCCCGTCTTGCGAAAGGACTTTACGATTGACGCGTACGATATCTATGAGGCACGGGCGATTGGCGCCGATGCGGTCCTGCTTATCGTTAACGGTTTGGAGAAAGCGCAGCTCATTGACCTAAGGGTCTTAGCCGAATCGCTAGGGATGGATGTTTTGGTAGAGGCACATTCCCTGCAAGAAGCGGAGCTTGCCCTGGAAACCGGCGCGAGACTTATCGGGGTGAACAACCGAGATCTGACCACGTTTGAAACCTCCATTGATGTGGCTTGCCAGGTGGTCCCGCAGATCGCCGCCCACGCGACGGTCGTGAGCGAAAGCGCGCTCCGAAGCCGAGAGGACATCGACAAAGTGAAGGAAGCCGGGGCAAGAGCCGTCCTTATCGGCACGGCCTTCTGCGCCGCGCCTGAGCCCGGGGCCAGGGTGCTCGAGGTCATGGGCTGGTGA
- a CDS encoding phosphoribosylanthranilate isomerase: MTWVKICGLTREEDVEAVVEAGADAVGFIRHKSSPRFIALEDAKRLAVRAGELQKLLVYRAMREDETLDEKSWGQAEEFEAKGLQPDRKVLVLRPEPEAQVSVLLDKIDQPTVRAVLLDAYDPFAGGGTGRRVDPGFAAEFVAACPVPVILAGGLRPDNVAEAIRAVRPWGIDVSSGVEERAGIKDRAKIRDFMAAARSV; this comes from the coding sequence GTGACCTGGGTCAAGATCTGCGGGCTGACGCGCGAAGAGGACGTCGAGGCGGTCGTCGAGGCGGGAGCCGATGCGGTCGGCTTTATCAGACACAAATCGAGCCCGCGATTTATCGCGTTAGAAGACGCAAAGCGCCTCGCGGTCAGAGCCGGGGAGTTGCAGAAACTGCTGGTCTATCGCGCGATGCGAGAAGACGAAACCCTCGACGAGAAGAGTTGGGGGCAGGCTGAGGAATTCGAGGCCAAAGGTCTTCAACCAGATCGCAAAGTGTTGGTTCTTCGGCCGGAACCAGAAGCTCAAGTCAGCGTCCTTCTAGACAAGATTGACCAGCCGACCGTGCGCGCTGTGCTTTTGGACGCCTATGACCCCTTTGCTGGAGGTGGTACGGGCCGCCGGGTCGACCCTGGGTTCGCGGCCGAGTTCGTCGCCGCCTGCCCCGTTCCAGTGATCCTTGCGGGCGGCCTCAGGCCGGACAACGTCGCCGAAGCCATCCGAGCGGTGCGCCCGTGGGGCATCGACGTCAGCAGCGGGGTCGAGGAGCGTGCCGGGATCAAAGACCGCGCCAAGATCCGCGACTTTATGGCCGCCGCCCGCTCGGTCTAG
- the nuoI gene encoding NADH-quinone oxidoreductase subunit NuoI has protein sequence MSFEVFRDVARPIVEGFGITGRRLAEDKVTIEYPEKRREQFRRTRWRHVLTRYENGLEKCIGCSLCAGACPARCIYVQAAENTDEERYSPGERYAVRYEINMLRCIFCGYCQEACPTGAIVLRKDFELANYEREDFVYTKEMLLEPIPREEIGRTG, from the coding sequence ATGAGCTTCGAGGTCTTTCGCGACGTTGCAAGGCCGATCGTCGAAGGCTTCGGCATCACGGGCCGGCGGCTCGCCGAGGACAAGGTCACGATCGAATATCCCGAGAAGCGGCGTGAGCAGTTCCGGCGGACGCGCTGGCGGCACGTCCTCACCCGGTACGAAAACGGCCTTGAAAAGTGCATCGGCTGCTCCCTCTGCGCGGGGGCCTGCCCGGCCCGTTGCATCTATGTCCAGGCGGCGGAGAACACAGACGAGGAACGCTACTCGCCCGGCGAACGGTACGCCGTCCGGTACGAGATCAACATGCTCCGTTGCATCTTCTGCGGCTACTGCCAGGAAGCCTGCCCGACGGGCGCCATCGTGCTTCGGAAGGACTTCGAGCTCGCCAACTATGAACGGGAAGATTTCGTGTACACGAAAGAGATGCTCTTGGAACCGATTCCCCGCGAAGAGATAGGCCGTACGGGCTAA
- a CDS encoding 6-carboxytetrahydropterin synthase gives MSTVTLSRRVTFSSGHRYWLSALSEEENRARFGAWASPYNHGHNYVLWVSAAGPVDPVNGMVVNIKWIDDVLQDRVVQVFNGKSINDEVPGMAGRTPTVENLLLFFRDTLRDLPGGIPLAALKLEESETFYGEWRLQDDMISITRTYEFAASHRLHVESLSHEENIRLFGKCNNPNGHGHNYVLEVTVTGEPDPLTGMIVDLATLDEVVEREIVGRYDHKNLDQDVPEFAGRNTTSEVVAQMIFDRLKDKLHSRLVKVSLFETARNRFEVVA, from the coding sequence TTGTCGACAGTCACGCTATCGCGGAGAGTCACCTTTAGCAGCGGCCACCGCTATTGGCTCAGCGCCCTTTCTGAGGAAGAGAATCGTGCGCGGTTCGGAGCATGGGCCAGCCCGTACAACCATGGTCACAACTACGTGCTTTGGGTGAGCGCCGCTGGCCCGGTCGACCCAGTTAACGGCATGGTCGTTAACATCAAATGGATCGACGACGTTCTCCAAGACCGGGTGGTGCAAGTTTTCAACGGGAAGTCGATTAACGACGAGGTGCCCGGTATGGCAGGGCGCACGCCGACCGTTGAGAACCTTTTGCTCTTTTTCCGGGACACTCTCCGGGACCTGCCCGGTGGCATACCGTTGGCGGCGCTAAAGCTCGAAGAATCTGAGACTTTTTATGGCGAATGGAGACTCCAAGACGATATGATCAGCATCACCCGCACTTACGAGTTCGCGGCATCGCACCGCCTCCACGTCGAGTCCCTCTCGCACGAAGAGAACATACGGCTTTTCGGCAAGTGTAACAACCCGAACGGCCACGGGCACAACTATGTGTTAGAGGTCACGGTGACCGGCGAGCCCGACCCGCTCACCGGGATGATTGTGGACCTTGCCACTTTGGACGAGGTCGTGGAGCGAGAGATCGTCGGTCGTTACGACCATAAGAACCTTGATCAAGACGTCCCAGAGTTCGCGGGCCGAAACACGACGAGCGAAGTCGTCGCGCAGATGATCTTTGACCGGTTAAAGGATAAGCTTCATTCTCGCTTGGTCAAGGTATCACTTTTTGAGACTGCCCGGAACCGGTTTGAGGTTGTTGCTTAG
- a CDS encoding HNH endonuclease — MTLVLLGKADVLEDSQRAIRTSTGELAAPSVVKMKYQVRRPIPQLRLSRHSVLARDSYTCQYCGSKRDLTIDHVVPRWCGGPHTWDNLVACCRKCNLKKGDKTPAQANMKLRTKPKQPHYVPYLSLPKYLKAIQRSEWAFYLPVFKEFSTTVN, encoded by the coding sequence ATGACGCTCGTCCTTCTCGGGAAAGCCGATGTCTTGGAGGATTCGCAACGCGCGATCCGCACGAGCACGGGCGAATTGGCAGCGCCGTCGGTGGTGAAAATGAAGTACCAGGTGCGGCGCCCCATCCCCCAATTGCGCCTTTCGCGGCACAGCGTGCTCGCCCGGGACAGTTACACGTGCCAATATTGCGGCTCGAAGCGCGACCTGACGATCGACCACGTCGTGCCGCGCTGGTGCGGTGGCCCGCACACCTGGGACAACCTCGTCGCCTGCTGCCGCAAGTGCAACCTGAAGAAAGGCGATAAGACCCCGGCGCAGGCGAACATGAAGCTGCGCACTAAGCCCAAGCAGCCCCACTACGTCCCCTACCTCTCGCTGCCGAAGTACCTCAAGGCGATCCAGCGAAGCGAGTGGGCGTTCTACCTGCCGGTCTTCAAAGAGTTTTCGACGACTGTCAATTGA
- the murA gene encoding UDP-N-acetylglucosamine 1-carboxyvinyltransferase: METLVVRGGVPLHGEVSVPGSKNAALAILSSVVLASGPVVLHNVPEVTDVAIKVNLLRQFGVQVDWREGSLFIDATSMKFWAADEESVRPIRTGFYLLGPLLARIGRADLPMPGGCKIGARPVDFHLKGLAAMGAKIKMDGGRYIARADRLTGCEIYLDSPSAGATQHLMATATLIEGTTTIQNAAMEPEIVAVAQFLNRIGARIEGAGTNKVTVTGVSRLEGGEFRVPEDRLQAGTYLLAGAITRGDVTVTGILPEPQTALVTKLRESGVTVEEDTDRIRVVSNARPHGISIKTMPYPGFPTDMQQPFSALLALAVGQSVVEETLYESRIGHVPELNRMGADMRVQGRSTIINGVERIVGAPVEASDLRAGAALALAGLAAEGETHIRNVHFIDRGYEDFEQRLRSLGADVQRVGAEPDGSSSEARRLTEI; encoded by the coding sequence ATGGAAACACTGGTTGTACGGGGCGGCGTGCCGCTTCATGGTGAGGTCTCGGTGCCCGGCAGCAAGAATGCGGCACTAGCCATTCTTTCTTCGGTGGTCTTGGCCAGCGGGCCGGTCGTCTTGCACAACGTGCCCGAAGTCACGGACGTGGCGATCAAAGTCAACCTCTTGCGGCAGTTCGGGGTCCAGGTCGATTGGCGCGAGGGCTCGCTCTTCATCGATGCGACTTCCATGAAGTTTTGGGCCGCAGACGAGGAATCCGTGCGGCCGATTCGAACCGGCTTCTACCTGCTTGGCCCGCTCTTGGCGCGGATCGGCCGCGCCGACCTGCCCATGCCGGGCGGGTGCAAGATCGGGGCCCGGCCCGTCGATTTCCACCTGAAGGGCCTCGCCGCGATGGGCGCCAAGATCAAGATGGACGGCGGCCGCTACATCGCGAGGGCCGACCGCCTCACCGGGTGCGAGATCTATCTGGATTCGCCCAGCGCCGGCGCGACCCAGCACCTCATGGCCACGGCGACCTTGATCGAGGGCACCACGACCATCCAGAACGCGGCGATGGAACCGGAGATCGTGGCCGTGGCCCAGTTCCTGAACCGGATCGGGGCACGCATCGAAGGGGCGGGCACGAACAAGGTCACGGTCACGGGGGTCAGCCGCCTCGAGGGTGGAGAGTTCCGCGTGCCGGAAGACCGGCTCCAAGCCGGGACGTACCTGCTCGCCGGCGCGATCACCCGTGGCGACGTCACCGTCACCGGGATCCTCCCAGAACCCCAGACTGCGCTCGTCACGAAGTTGCGCGAATCGGGTGTGACGGTCGAGGAAGACACCGACCGCATCCGCGTCGTCTCGAACGCGCGACCGCACGGCATCAGCATCAAGACGATGCCATACCCCGGCTTTCCGACAGACATGCAGCAGCCGTTTTCCGCCTTGCTCGCGCTTGCCGTGGGCCAGAGCGTGGTCGAAGAGACGCTCTACGAGAGCCGCATCGGCCACGTCCCTGAGCTAAACCGCATGGGTGCGGACATGCGTGTGCAAGGGCGCTCGACCATCATCAATGGGGTCGAGCGCATCGTCGGCGCGCCGGTGGAGGCAAGCGACCTGCGGGCGGGGGCCGCCCTGGCCCTGGCGGGCTTGGCGGCGGAAGGGGAGACCCACATCCGCAACGTCCATTTCATCGACCGCGGGTACGAGGATTTCGAGCAGAGGCTGCGGTCTCTTGGGGCTGACGTCCAGCGGGTCGGGGCCGAGCCCGATGGCTCAAGCTCCGAGGCGCGTAGACTCACTGAGATTTGA